From a single Flavobacteriales bacterium genomic region:
- a CDS encoding DUF433 domain-containing protein, with protein sequence MDWQQYITSEKDIRSGKPIIRGTRLTVELIIGRLADGWTYDQLLENYPTLKAEHIQAALAFVNECMIDGMLLYSFPRKAG encoded by the coding sequence ATGGATTGGCAGCAATACATAACCAGCGAAAAGGACATTCGGAGCGGTAAACCGATCATTCGAGGAACGCGACTGACCGTCGAGTTGATCATTGGCCGTCTGGCAGATGGTTGGACCTATGATCAGCTGTTGGAGAACTATCCTACGCTTAAGGCAGAGCACATTCAAGCCGCGCTTGCATTCGTGAATGAATGCATGATCGATGGCATGCTGCTGTATTCTTTTCCCCGCAAGGCGGGATGA
- a CDS encoding DUF5615 family PIN-like protein, giving the protein MKYLADEDFPHASYKVLVAAGFDIQHVGMLYAGQKDIDIVRIAQENDRTLLTFDSDYGTLAFKDGVWPKCGIIYFRMHNYTPEEPATRFLSILQADPNLEWADRVTVISRESLRVRRLANNDE; this is encoded by the coding sequence ATGAAATACTTGGCCGACGAGGATTTCCCGCACGCTAGTTATAAAGTTCTGGTAGCTGCGGGATTTGATATTCAACACGTGGGAATGCTTTATGCTGGTCAAAAGGATATTGATATAGTTAGGATCGCACAGGAAAATGACCGGACCCTTCTAACATTCGACAGCGATTACGGTACGCTTGCCTTTAAGGATGGGGTCTGGCCCAAATGTGGGATCATCTATTTTCGGATGCACAACTATACACCAGAAGAACCGGCAACGCGCTTTTTGAGTATCCTTCAAGCAGACCCAAATTTGGAGTGGGCTGATCGGGTCACGGTGATCTCTCGGGAATCGTTACGCGTGCGGCGCCTTGCTAATAATGATGAATGA
- a CDS encoding class I SAM-dependent DNA methyltransferase, with translation MPLSRREIRTRAVKFTKQWAGASEEEADAKPFWYEFFHVFGIRNRTVGSYEVHVRKLDNALGKIDYFWPGMVLIEHKSLGKDLKKAAVQAADYLHGVKEHEKPRFILVSDFARFVLYDLENGVETELLLQDFPQRTELFDFIAGYEARPVREQDPVNIKAAELMGQLHDELKASGYSGKELEVYLVRLLFILFADDTGIFEQDAFYNFIVDQTREDGTDIGGQLARLFQLLNTPEEKRQKNLDERLADFKYINGKLFAEHLPIADWNGTMRVTLLECAGLNWSRISPAIFGALFQSAMDAKARRNLGAHYTSEANILKLIKPLFLDELWDEFEKAKRSGPKLENFHEKLSKLRFLDPACGCGNFLVITYRELRELEIAVITAQLKGQQVVDVDSLVLLNVDKFYGIEIEEFPAQIAQVAMWLIDHQMNQRVSAAFGEYMVRIPLRASATIACANALQLDWQSLLPEGERYDYILGNPPFIGSKLMTPEMRTDLLAIFPGVKGAGTLDYVSGWYGLAAHYVQAYGNKTTRAAFVSTNSITQGEQVGALWGPLLAKGIKIHFAHRTFRWNNEARGVAAVHCVIVGFADFDVSKKRLFNYADERSEPEEVIVNNLNPYLVDGPDVVIRSRSKPLCVVPEIGIGNKPIDGGNYLFTDEEKAEFIKLEPGSEKYFKRWLGSDEFINGWQRWCLWLGDAAPGELRQFPEVLKRIDAVRRVRLASVSAPTRKIADTPTRFHVENMPRKEYLIIPEVSSERRTFIPIGFETPNTLASNLVKILPDASLYHFGMLSCTMHNAWMRNVCGRMKSDYRYSKDIVYNNYPWPEQPTAAQKATVEKAAQGVLDARAQFPKASLADLYDPLTMPPALLKAHHALDKAVDKCYRPQPFTTDAKRVEFLFELYEKYVGGLLVESGKGKKRK, from the coding sequence ATGCCCCTAAGTCGTCGCGAGATCCGCACCCGTGCTGTTAAGTTCACCAAGCAGTGGGCCGGGGCCAGCGAGGAGGAGGCTGATGCTAAACCCTTCTGGTACGAATTCTTCCATGTTTTTGGCATTCGCAACCGCACTGTTGGGAGTTATGAAGTGCATGTGCGTAAGCTGGATAATGCCTTGGGTAAGATCGATTACTTCTGGCCGGGCATGGTGCTTATCGAACACAAAAGCCTGGGTAAGGACCTGAAGAAAGCTGCTGTGCAAGCTGCTGATTACTTGCATGGCGTAAAGGAGCATGAAAAACCACGCTTCATTCTCGTGAGCGATTTCGCCCGATTCGTGTTGTACGATCTGGAAAATGGTGTTGAAACGGAATTGCTGCTCCAAGACTTTCCGCAACGCACCGAACTGTTCGATTTCATTGCCGGTTACGAAGCTCGGCCTGTGCGCGAGCAGGATCCTGTGAACATCAAGGCGGCTGAATTGATGGGCCAGCTGCACGATGAACTGAAGGCTTCAGGATATTCCGGCAAGGAGCTGGAAGTGTATCTAGTGCGTTTGCTCTTCATTCTTTTTGCGGATGATACCGGCATTTTTGAGCAGGATGCGTTCTACAATTTCATTGTGGACCAGACCCGTGAGGATGGCACCGACATCGGCGGACAACTTGCACGCTTGTTCCAACTGCTGAACACACCCGAAGAAAAGCGCCAGAAGAACTTGGACGAACGGCTCGCCGATTTCAAGTACATCAACGGTAAACTCTTTGCGGAACACTTGCCCATAGCCGATTGGAACGGTACAATGCGCGTAACGTTACTGGAGTGCGCCGGGTTGAATTGGTCGCGGATCAGTCCTGCGATCTTTGGTGCGCTGTTCCAAAGTGCCATGGATGCCAAGGCACGCCGGAACCTGGGCGCGCACTATACGAGCGAAGCGAATATCCTGAAACTGATCAAACCCCTTTTCTTGGATGAATTGTGGGACGAATTCGAGAAGGCGAAACGAAGCGGACCAAAATTGGAGAATTTCCATGAGAAGCTCAGCAAGCTTCGGTTTCTGGATCCAGCCTGTGGTTGTGGTAATTTCTTAGTGATCACGTACCGCGAACTCCGCGAGTTGGAGATCGCCGTTATTACTGCGCAACTGAAAGGCCAGCAAGTGGTGGATGTGGATAGCCTCGTACTGCTGAACGTGGATAAATTCTACGGCATCGAGATCGAAGAATTCCCGGCACAGATCGCGCAAGTGGCCATGTGGCTGATCGATCACCAAATGAACCAACGCGTAAGTGCGGCCTTTGGTGAATACATGGTGCGCATACCCTTACGCGCCAGTGCCACCATTGCCTGTGCTAATGCGCTGCAATTGGATTGGCAAAGTTTGTTGCCAGAAGGGGAGCGCTACGATTACATTCTGGGGAACCCGCCGTTCATTGGCAGCAAGCTGATGACACCCGAAATGCGCACAGATCTTCTTGCCATTTTTCCCGGTGTAAAAGGAGCCGGTACATTGGATTATGTAAGCGGCTGGTACGGACTTGCCGCACACTACGTGCAAGCATACGGCAACAAAACCACACGCGCCGCTTTCGTAAGCACCAACAGCATTACCCAAGGCGAACAAGTTGGCGCGTTGTGGGGACCACTTCTTGCCAAAGGCATTAAGATCCATTTTGCGCACAGGACATTCCGCTGGAACAATGAAGCACGTGGCGTTGCTGCTGTGCATTGCGTTATTGTTGGCTTTGCCGATTTCGATGTATCCAAAAAGCGTTTGTTCAATTATGCGGATGAGCGTAGTGAACCGGAAGAGGTGATTGTTAACAACCTCAACCCGTATTTGGTGGACGGACCGGATGTTGTAATACGTAGCCGCAGTAAACCTTTGTGTGTTGTGCCAGAGATCGGGATTGGTAACAAACCCATTGATGGTGGGAATTACCTCTTTACGGACGAAGAAAAAGCCGAGTTCATTAAACTAGAACCGGGTTCTGAAAAGTATTTCAAACGTTGGTTGGGGAGCGATGAATTCATAAATGGTTGGCAAAGGTGGTGCCTGTGGTTGGGCGATGCCGCTCCCGGTGAGTTGCGGCAATTTCCCGAAGTACTGAAACGGATAGATGCCGTGCGTCGTGTTCGACTAGCTAGCGTAAGCGCTCCTACACGTAAAATTGCGGATACTCCAACGCGGTTTCATGTGGAGAATATGCCAAGGAAGGAGTACTTGATCATTCCGGAAGTTTCGTCCGAGCGGCGAACGTTCATACCGATTGGTTTTGAAACACCAAACACACTTGCAAGTAATTTGGTGAAAATCCTTCCAGATGCTTCATTGTACCACTTCGGTATGCTAAGCTGCACTATGCACAATGCATGGATGCGAAATGTTTGTGGGCGTATGAAGAGCGATTACCGTTACTCCAAAGACATCGTCTACAACAATTACCCGTGGCCAGAGCAACCCACTGCCGCGCAAAAAGCCACTGTAGAAAAAGCCGCGCAAGGTGTGTTGGATGCACGGGCACAGTTCCCCAAAGCATCGTTGGCAGATTTGTACGATCCGCTTACCATGCCGCCAGCACTCCTAAAAGCCCACCACGCGCTAGACAAAGCCGTAGATAAATGCTACCGCCCACAACCCTTTACAACAGATGCCAAACGCGTGGAGTTCTTGTTTGAGCTGTATGAGAAGTATGTGGGTGGGTTGTTGGTGGAAAGTGGGAAAGGAAAGAAACGAAAATAA
- a CDS encoding glycosyltransferase family 9 protein produces MNILIIQTAFLGDAVLVTSILEKLHATYPEARLDLVVRKGNDGLFNEHPFLNELHVWDKSKGKTRALFKLIGSLRRTRYDHIINAQRFFSTGLMTLLAHGKASIGYDKNPLSFFYYKKIKHVIGDGRHEVDRLNELIAHLTDDTRPLPCLYPTEKDRNTVIELTSGVSSYVCIAPASVWFTKQWPAEKWIELIEQLPAEQTVYLIGAPSDVALCERISKEAQHGIVVAGKISLLSTAALMEKAQMNYVNDSAPLHIASAMNAPVTVVFCSTVPAFGFGPLRDNGRIVETKLELNCRPCGLHGYKQCPEEHFKCALKIDVSAVRSDA; encoded by the coding sequence ATGAATATCCTGATCATACAGACCGCCTTTTTGGGCGATGCCGTTCTGGTCACGAGCATCCTGGAAAAGCTGCACGCGACCTATCCTGAAGCACGTTTGGATCTTGTGGTGCGCAAAGGAAACGATGGGCTGTTCAACGAACATCCGTTCTTGAACGAACTGCATGTTTGGGATAAGAGCAAAGGCAAAACGCGTGCATTGTTCAAGTTGATCGGATCATTGCGGCGCACGCGATACGATCACATCATCAATGCGCAACGCTTCTTCAGCACCGGATTAATGACCTTACTGGCACACGGTAAAGCGAGCATCGGTTACGACAAGAATCCGCTAAGTTTTTTTTACTACAAGAAAATAAAGCACGTCATCGGCGATGGTCGGCATGAAGTGGATCGATTGAACGAATTGATCGCACACCTGACCGATGATACACGGCCCCTACCCTGTTTATATCCAACTGAGAAAGACCGGAACACCGTAATCGAACTGACCAGCGGCGTATCCTCCTACGTCTGCATTGCACCTGCCTCCGTGTGGTTCACCAAGCAATGGCCAGCGGAAAAATGGATCGAACTCATCGAACAACTTCCAGCTGAACAGACTGTGTACCTGATCGGCGCACCAAGTGACGTTGCACTTTGTGAACGCATATCCAAGGAAGCCCAACATGGTATTGTTGTAGCCGGAAAAATCTCGCTTTTAAGCACCGCCGCGCTCATGGAAAAAGCGCAGATGAACTACGTGAATGACAGTGCGCCATTACACATTGCAAGCGCCATGAATGCTCCGGTCACTGTGGTATTCTGCAGTACGGTACCCGCATTTGGTTTTGGCCCGCTGCGCGATAATGGCAGGATCGTAGAAACCAAGTTGGAATTGAATTGCCGACCATGTGGACTGCACGGCTACAAGCAATGTCCGGAAGAACATTTTAAGTGTGCGTTGAAGATCGATGTGAGTGCGGTGCGATCAGACGCTTAG